A single genomic interval of Helianthus annuus cultivar XRQ/B chromosome 13, HanXRQr2.0-SUNRISE, whole genome shotgun sequence harbors:
- the LOC110901407 gene encoding nucleolin 2-like, whose protein sequence is MAGSDEVNSHPRENNDAPRVNITGAELQALIDNVVTRALDRHHGELRLSSIPYKFQYHVSIGSLHDHTGTKTNSSLYWGSTPQIKASVKASRPTTFRSAADLSLSLTLDVVRNKAAKASKDGKRKREDEDSHRSDKKTKRNSEDKKSSGFKKDSQQSDKTHANDTTIVSLRISEDVLQTMINAAVGKAVKKANSSYMAGSDEVNSHPRENNDAPRVNITGAELQALIDNAVTQALDRQYDESSDIHSKTLSVARSKPLSKSHETKEDDVRNSSKQRSVPSRQNSSYMAGSDEVNSHPRENNDAPRVNITGAELQALIDNAVTQALDRQYDESSDTHSKTLSVARSKPLSKSHETKEDDVRNSSKQRSVPSRQVVLHREAPVKTFRNKAAKASEDGKRKREDEDSHRSDKKTRRNSEDKKSFGFKKDSQRSGNK, encoded by the exons ATGGCTGGATCAGATGAGGTTAACAGCCACCCGAGGGAGAATAATGATGCTCCCAGAGTTAatataactggtgcggaactgcaggCATTAATAGATAATGTCGTTACACGAGCTCTCGACAGACA TCATGGAGAACTTAGATTGTCAAGCATACCTTacaagtttcaataccatgtctcgattggttccttacaTGATCACACCGGAACCAAAACGAATAGCTCGCTTTATTGGGGGTCTACCCCAcaaataaaggcaagtgtgaaagcaTCGAGACCTACTACATTCAGGTCAGCGGCAGACCTGTCGCTATCTCTTACACTCGATGTAGTCAGAAACAAGGCTGCCAAAGCCTCTAAAGATGGAAAGCGTAAAAGGGAGGATGAGGATTCTCATCGCTCCGATAAGAAGACAAAGAGGAACTCTGAGGATAAGAAGAGTTCCGGGTTTAAGAAAGACAGCCAGCAGTCGG ATAAGACACATGCCAATGATACTACGATTGTGAGCCTTAGAATTTCTGAAGATGTTCTTCAAACTATGATAAATGCAGCTGTTGGGAAGGCTgtgaagaaggct AattcaagctacatggctggatcagaTGAGGTTAACAGCCACCCGAGGGAGAATAATGATGCTCCCAGAGTTAatataactggtgcggaactgcaggcattaatagataatgccgTTACACAAGCTCTCGACAGACAGTATGATGAATCAAGTGATATACACTCTAAGACTCTATCTgtggctcgtagtaagccccTTTCTAAATCACACGAGACAAAGGAAGACGATGTTCGTAACTCGTCAAAACAAAGGAGTGTTCCATCTAGACAG AattcaagctacatggctggatcagaTGAGGTTAACAGCCACCCGAGGGAGAATAATGATGCTCCCAGAGTTAatataactggtgcggaactgcaggcattaatagataatgccgTTACACAAGCTCTCGACAGACAGTATGATGAATCAAGTGATACACACTCTAAGACTCTATCTgtggctcgtagtaagccccTTTCTAAATCACACGAGACAAAGGAAGACGATGTTCGTAACTCGTCAAAACAAAGGAGTGTTCCATCTAGACAGGTGGTGCTTCATCGagaggcaccagttaagacct TCAGAAACAAGGCTGCCAAAGCCTCTGAAGATGGAAAGCGTAAAAGGGAGGATGAGGATTCTCATCGCTCCGATAAGAAGACAAGGAGGAACTCTGAGGATAAAAAGAGTTTCGGGTTTAAGAAAGACAGCCAGCGGTCGG GTAATAAATGA